A window of the Fibrobacter sp. UWH4 genome harbors these coding sequences:
- a CDS encoding ribonuclease HII: MKHKLPAFLEGIEAPVDGEVAMRKFAASQMGENAVVVGIDEVGRGPLAGPVVACAAVLKSPDALLTLNDSKKLTRPKREAMYQAVQDACECFAVASASVEEIDRMNILEADFLAMRRALQALGMPGIHESEPEIPIFQKGSFASLTTSHQPLTALIAVDGNLKIHGIPEAMQIPVVKGDGRIASISAASILAKVFRDRYMDDLEKRYPGYGFDKHAGYGTKAHLDAIRRQGMTPEHRKSFHPKSLQTELEL; this comes from the coding sequence ATGAAGCATAAGTTGCCCGCATTTCTCGAAGGAATTGAAGCCCCTGTCGATGGCGAAGTCGCCATGCGCAAATTCGCTGCATCCCAGATGGGAGAGAATGCCGTGGTCGTGGGCATTGACGAAGTGGGCCGCGGTCCCTTGGCGGGCCCCGTGGTGGCGTGTGCGGCTGTGCTCAAGTCGCCCGACGCGCTCCTCACGCTCAACGATTCCAAGAAACTTACTCGCCCCAAGCGCGAAGCTATGTACCAGGCGGTGCAGGACGCCTGCGAATGCTTTGCCGTGGCAAGCGCCTCGGTCGAAGAAATTGACCGCATGAACATCCTGGAAGCGGACTTTTTGGCCATGCGTCGTGCCCTGCAGGCTCTCGGTATGCCCGGAATTCACGAATCAGAACCCGAAATTCCAATCTTCCAGAAAGGCTCCTTTGCTTCCCTAACCACTAGCCACCAACCACTAACCGCTTTAATCGCTGTCGACGGCAACCTCAAGATTCACGGAATCCCCGAAGCAATGCAGATCCCCGTGGTCAAGGGCGATGGCCGCATTGCAAGCATTTCGGCTGCTTCGATTTTGGCGAAGGTTTTCCGTGACCGCTATATGGACGACCTCGAAAAGCGTTACCCTGGTTATGGTTTTGATAAGCATGCCGGTTATGGAACCAAGGCACACCTGGATGCCATCCGCCGCCAGGGCATGACCCCTGAGCATCGCAAGAGTTTTCACCCCAAGAGCTTGCAGACCGAACTGGAATTGTAA
- the purN gene encoding phosphoribosylglycinamide formyltransferase, translating to MFKIGVMASGGGSNFKAIIDRIGEGDLEAQCKFLITNNGGCGAVSHAESYGIPVYHISGKTHPDTAAYEAAMLEVIDRYDIDLLILAGYMKALPVSIIKRLPDRILNIHPSLLPKYGGKGFCGIHVHEAVIAANEKESGPTVHLVSEEIDKGRILAQTRVPVEDGDTPETLAARVLVQEHELYWKTIRDYAKSIL from the coding sequence ATGTTTAAAATTGGCGTGATGGCTTCCGGCGGCGGGAGCAACTTTAAGGCGATTATTGACCGCATTGGCGAGGGTGACCTCGAGGCCCAATGCAAGTTCCTGATTACCAATAACGGGGGTTGCGGGGCAGTATCTCACGCAGAATCTTACGGGATTCCTGTTTACCATATTTCGGGAAAAACGCACCCCGATACGGCCGCTTACGAAGCTGCGATGCTTGAAGTCATCGACCGCTACGATATTGATTTGTTGATTTTGGCCGGTTACATGAAGGCCTTGCCGGTGAGCATTATCAAACGGCTTCCGGACCGCATTCTGAATATTCACCCGTCGCTTTTGCCTAAGTATGGTGGCAAGGGCTTCTGTGGAATTCACGTGCACGAGGCCGTGATTGCCGCCAACGAAAAGGAATCGGGCCCCACCGTTCACCTGGTGAGCGAAGAAATCGACAAGGGCCGAATTCTTGCGCAGACCCGCGTTCCTGTAGAAGATGGCGATACGCCGGAAACGCTCGCTGCCCGCGTGCTGGTGCAGGAACATGAATTGTATTGGAAGACTATCCGCGACTACGCAAAGAGCATCCTGTAA